One window of Botrimarina mediterranea genomic DNA carries:
- a CDS encoding aspartate aminotransferase family protein: protein MHAPVNTDPLACLSPAWARVVCEVIERGEGAYLYAKSGKRYLDFTSGIGVTNTGHCHPVVVEAVRSQAERLLFGQMNCVVPETAIELADLLRPKLPEGLDTFFFANSGAEAVEGAVKLAKAATGKPNVIALEGGFHGRTAMTMALTSSKTVYRAGYQPLPGGVFYAPFPYVLNHADSGLQFVDDEHLSDYCLSRLEHVLASQSAPSETAAVLLEPVLGEGGYVPAPATYLKGLRELCDRHGLLLIADEIQSGFGRTGDWWYHTRAGIAPDILTMAKGIASGLPMSAIAAPRELMAKMGPGMHGGTYGGGSAIAQAAAIATINVLESEKLAENAERLGAYLTERLRVFAARFPDLREVRGPGLMVGCEFAAGATGKAQAGGVAKHCAENSLLLLTCGTHGNVVRWIPPLNVTQKQLDDGLEVFEQSLLAIL from the coding sequence ATGCACGCACCAGTTAACACCGACCCGCTCGCTTGCCTCTCTCCCGCGTGGGCCCGGGTCGTCTGCGAAGTCATCGAACGTGGCGAGGGAGCGTACCTCTACGCCAAGAGCGGCAAACGCTACCTCGACTTCACCAGCGGCATCGGCGTGACCAACACGGGGCACTGCCACCCGGTGGTCGTCGAAGCGGTGCGGTCGCAGGCGGAGCGGCTGTTGTTTGGGCAGATGAACTGCGTCGTCCCCGAGACGGCGATCGAGCTGGCCGACCTCTTGCGGCCGAAGCTACCGGAAGGTCTCGATACGTTCTTCTTCGCTAACTCCGGCGCCGAGGCCGTGGAAGGCGCGGTGAAGCTTGCGAAGGCCGCGACGGGTAAGCCGAACGTCATCGCGCTCGAAGGGGGCTTTCATGGCCGCACGGCGATGACGATGGCGCTCACCAGCAGCAAGACCGTCTACCGCGCCGGCTATCAACCGCTCCCCGGCGGCGTTTTCTACGCGCCGTTCCCGTACGTCCTCAATCACGCCGACTCGGGCCTCCAGTTCGTTGATGACGAGCACCTGTCGGATTACTGTCTCTCACGGCTGGAACACGTCCTGGCGTCGCAGTCGGCGCCGAGCGAGACGGCGGCCGTGCTCTTGGAGCCGGTGCTCGGTGAGGGGGGCTACGTCCCCGCGCCCGCGACTTACCTCAAGGGACTGCGCGAGCTGTGCGACCGGCACGGCCTGTTGTTGATCGCCGACGAGATCCAGAGCGGCTTCGGCCGCACGGGTGACTGGTGGTACCACACCCGCGCCGGGATCGCGCCCGATATCCTGACGATGGCGAAGGGGATCGCGTCGGGCCTGCCGATGTCGGCGATCGCCGCGCCACGCGAGCTGATGGCGAAAATGGGCCCCGGCATGCACGGCGGCACCTATGGGGGCGGCTCGGCGATCGCCCAAGCCGCGGCGATCGCGACCATCAACGTTCTGGAAAGCGAGAAGCTCGCCGAGAACGCCGAGAGGCTCGGCGCGTACCTCACCGAAAGGTTGCGCGTCTTCGCCGCTCGCTTCCCCGATCTTCGCGAAGTGCGCGGCCCCGGGCTGATGGTCGGTTGCGAGTTCGCCGCCGGGGCGACGGGCAAGGCCCAAGCCGGCGGCGTCGCGAAACACTGCGCCGAGAACTCCTTGCTGCTTCTCACCTGCGGCACGCACGGCAACGTCGTCCGCTGGATCCCACCGTTGAACGTCACGCAAAAGCAGCTCGACGACGGGTTGGAGGTCTTCGAGCAATCTCTCTTGGCGATTCTCTAA
- a CDS encoding aspartate aminotransferase family protein — translation MTRSIHLVTEIPGPQSKILVARRHAATPAGLAHSTGVAVSHAHGALVTDVDGNTLIDMAGGIGMLNVGHTPEAVVEAIRDQAGKLIHSCALVTTYEPYVELCEKLNAAAPGHFTKKTLLSNSGSEAVENAVNLARYYTGRQGVMCFDGAYHGRSQLALSLTSKYALFKKGFGPFSGEVYRVATPNVYRGPAGLDEEAFIDWTIAEFDNALIARVDPAGVAAVIIEPVQGEAGFVPIPQRFMEHLRKRCDEHGMVLIADEVQAGMGRTGKLFSIEHTGVVPDVIVTAKSLGAGMPIAAVIGRADVMDSAHKGGVGGTFGGNPVACRAAIEALNQIQSPEFQQRAHEVGERMRLRLESWREKFPLVGDVRGVGPMRLVEFVRDRDTKTPAPDETLEIIQRAVAAGLILIRAGLYSNCIRLLPPIVITDEQLEEALDVLEAAIAAQ, via the coding sequence ATGACTAGATCGATCCATCTCGTTACCGAAATCCCCGGGCCGCAGAGCAAGATCCTTGTCGCCCGGCGGCATGCGGCGACTCCCGCGGGGCTGGCGCATTCGACCGGCGTTGCAGTTTCGCATGCTCATGGCGCGCTTGTTACTGACGTCGACGGCAACACGCTGATCGACATGGCGGGCGGGATTGGCATGCTCAACGTGGGGCACACGCCGGAGGCCGTCGTCGAGGCGATCCGTGACCAGGCCGGCAAGCTCATCCATAGCTGCGCGCTGGTGACAACCTATGAGCCGTATGTCGAACTGTGCGAGAAGCTCAATGCAGCCGCACCAGGGCACTTCACGAAAAAGACCTTGCTGTCCAACTCGGGCAGTGAGGCCGTCGAGAACGCCGTGAACCTGGCTCGCTACTACACGGGCCGGCAGGGGGTGATGTGCTTCGATGGCGCGTACCACGGCCGATCGCAGCTGGCGCTGTCGCTCACGAGCAAGTACGCGCTGTTTAAGAAAGGGTTCGGGCCGTTCAGCGGCGAGGTCTACCGCGTTGCGACGCCCAACGTCTATCGCGGGCCCGCGGGGCTCGACGAAGAGGCGTTCATCGACTGGACGATCGCCGAGTTCGATAACGCTCTCATCGCGCGGGTCGATCCGGCGGGGGTCGCGGCAGTGATCATCGAGCCCGTGCAGGGCGAGGCGGGCTTTGTCCCAATCCCACAGCGGTTCATGGAGCACCTCCGCAAGCGTTGCGATGAACACGGCATGGTCCTCATCGCCGACGAGGTGCAAGCCGGCATGGGACGGACCGGCAAGCTCTTCTCAATCGAACACACAGGTGTCGTCCCCGACGTGATCGTAACGGCCAAGTCGCTCGGCGCCGGGATGCCCATCGCCGCGGTGATCGGCCGGGCGGATGTCATGGACTCGGCCCACAAAGGCGGCGTCGGCGGCACCTTTGGTGGCAATCCCGTCGCGTGCCGCGCGGCGATCGAGGCGCTCAATCAGATCCAAAGTCCTGAGTTCCAACAACGGGCCCATGAAGTGGGCGAGCGCATGCGGCTGCGGCTCGAATCGTGGCGAGAGAAGTTTCCGCTGGTCGGCGACGTCCGTGGGGTCGGCCCAATGCGGCTCGTGGAGTTTGTTCGCGATCGCGACACGAAGACGCCGGCGCCAGACGAGACGCTGGAGATCATCCAACGCGCGGTCGCAGCCGGACTGATCCTGATCCGCGCAGGCCTCTACAGCAATTGCATCCGTCTGCTGCCGCCGATCGTGATCACCGACGAGCAACTGGAAGAGGCGCTCGATGTGCTCGAAGCGGCGATAGCAGCGCAGTAG
- a CDS encoding PEP-CTERM sorting domain-containing protein, translating into MYRNSVRLVAILLAAIGSLATAAPYVPVVLPPGAIPALGPGVIPAPGVFGKEYSHNIDHDFMGGVDPEQVVAWDGLGGTLDGIDYSGSRGPNFPREEEVDALANHGDALYTSLYNPSSGAMPDTAHLVFTIDDAVAGYGGPIGPGTLIPAVPGAFVPPSGPVALSNGNTIGGSADISVEEAGVYAGFAVQHLWTPAPLVNGMAAMRDVDGLELWGPEPGTAADSNKYSLDVDVTTGGASVWNYDLGLGTSSPYISHALIVDAVESLLGTVPTTAFSSSGDFPGREAVNLDAMMVRDIIGDDMIFETDPAGVGSDSIIFSIRQIVDPADPDGFYATGSELFVLNAPVAGGPVTAGYLFHGGHFWDHAYAISDLRIAGANALAYIDVNGIEAIGELVVPEPSTLGVALIGFAMAAARRRVG; encoded by the coding sequence ATGTATCGCAACTCAGTTCGTCTTGTCGCGATCTTACTGGCGGCCATCGGCTCGCTGGCCACCGCGGCGCCGTATGTCCCGGTGGTGCTCCCGCCGGGGGCGATCCCCGCCTTGGGACCCGGCGTGATCCCTGCCCCGGGGGTCTTCGGCAAGGAGTACTCGCACAACATCGACCACGACTTTATGGGCGGAGTCGATCCCGAACAGGTCGTCGCCTGGGACGGGCTCGGCGGAACTCTCGACGGCATCGACTACAGCGGCAGCCGCGGGCCCAACTTTCCGCGGGAAGAAGAGGTCGACGCCCTCGCCAACCACGGCGATGCGCTTTACACGAGCCTCTACAATCCGAGTAGCGGGGCGATGCCAGATACCGCCCACCTGGTCTTCACAATCGACGACGCCGTCGCCGGATACGGCGGCCCCATCGGCCCAGGGACTCTTATTCCCGCCGTGCCAGGCGCCTTCGTCCCACCTAGCGGCCCTGTGGCCCTGTCCAACGGCAACACCATCGGTGGATCAGCAGACATCTCGGTTGAAGAGGCTGGCGTCTACGCCGGCTTCGCCGTGCAGCATCTCTGGACACCCGCGCCACTAGTCAACGGAATGGCGGCGATGCGTGACGTCGATGGCCTTGAGCTCTGGGGCCCGGAACCGGGGACCGCCGCCGACTCGAACAAGTACTCGCTCGACGTCGATGTGACAACCGGAGGCGCCTCCGTGTGGAACTATGACCTCGGTCTTGGAACGAGCTCGCCGTATATCAGTCACGCCCTGATCGTCGACGCGGTCGAATCACTCCTAGGGACTGTCCCTACGACGGCTTTCTCCAGCAGCGGCGATTTTCCGGGCCGGGAGGCGGTAAACCTCGACGCTATGATGGTGCGGGACATTATCGGAGACGACATGATCTTCGAGACCGACCCGGCCGGCGTCGGCAGTGACTCGATCATCTTCAGCATCCGTCAAATCGTTGACCCGGCCGACCCGGATGGGTTCTATGCGACCGGAAGCGAGTTGTTTGTGTTGAATGCTCCGGTGGCCGGCGGTCCGGTCACGGCGGGCTATCTCTTCCACGGCGGCCACTTCTGGGACCACGCCTATGCGATATCGGACTTGCGGATCGCGGGAGCCAACGCCCTGGCATACATCGATGTCAACGGCATCGAAGCGATTGGCGAACTCGTTGTTCCCGAGCCTTCCACGCTCGGAGTGGCTCTCATCGGCTTTGCTATGGCCGCCGCTAGGCGACGCGTCGGATAG
- a CDS encoding universal stress protein, with protein sequence MNRSILVGLGGMGTEGACYTEAATQTAIELARRNEALLTGVTIVNTAQLGSLGPAPIGAGAMAAEMREHRFAETRDRVAAAVVAFENACTAAGLRYKVLREERSEPFDYLISQARYHDLTLIGLRGLFEYGVAGEAHYNAADTMVKLIAGGVRPLIATGPKYRPINRVMIAYSGSPQSAKTMRRFVQMRLWPDATVRVVAFGDDYERRQRHLSHAAGYFEAHDIDVELDYQPGDARKGLLEAAHEWNADLIVMGNSHRTLISRKVLGDTVLETIHHSDLPLFLSQ encoded by the coding sequence ATGAACCGATCGATCTTAGTAGGCCTCGGCGGGATGGGGACTGAAGGCGCTTGCTACACCGAAGCCGCCACGCAGACCGCCATCGAGTTGGCTCGCCGGAACGAGGCGCTGCTCACCGGCGTTACAATCGTCAACACGGCCCAGCTCGGTAGCCTCGGCCCGGCGCCGATCGGGGCCGGAGCCATGGCGGCTGAGATGCGCGAACACCGCTTTGCCGAGACTCGCGACCGGGTCGCCGCTGCCGTGGTTGCGTTCGAGAATGCGTGCACCGCCGCGGGTCTCCGTTACAAGGTGCTGCGAGAAGAACGCAGCGAGCCGTTCGATTACCTGATCTCGCAGGCGCGCTACCACGACCTCACGCTGATCGGTCTGCGAGGACTCTTCGAGTACGGCGTTGCGGGGGAGGCCCACTACAACGCCGCCGACACGATGGTGAAACTGATCGCGGGGGGCGTTCGGCCGCTGATCGCCACCGGGCCCAAGTACCGACCCATCAACCGGGTGATGATCGCCTACAGCGGCTCGCCCCAGTCGGCGAAGACGATGCGGCGGTTTGTCCAGATGCGGCTCTGGCCCGACGCGACCGTGCGGGTCGTGGCTTTCGGCGATGACTACGAACGGCGGCAACGGCACCTGTCACACGCCGCGGGCTACTTCGAGGCCCACGACATCGATGTCGAGTTGGACTACCAGCCCGGCGACGCCAGGAAAGGCCTGCTCGAAGCGGCCCATGAGTGGAACGCCGATCTGATCGTGATGGGGAACAGCCACCGCACGCTTATCTCTCGGAAGGTGCTTGGTGACACAGTTCTCGAAACGATCCACCACTCCGATTTGCCGCTGTTCTTGTCGCAGTGA